In the Candidatus Bathyarchaeota archaeon genome, one interval contains:
- the glmL gene encoding methylaspartate mutase accessory protein GlmL, translating to MKAILIDFGSTFTKVIIIDMKEASIIARAYSPSTVQTDITIGLEKALNRIDLKIDDLKKRKFNHQLSCSSAAGGLKMIAIGLVPELTVEAAKEAALGAGANVMSTYSYKLNLEELKRIEAQNPDIILLAGGSDGGDEKTVLHNAKMLAKSKIKSPIIITCNKSASEKVERILTKFQKPTRVTENVMPELWKLNIGPTKKEIRKIFLERIIEAKGLDKIRKLVDIIIPTPSASLKAVELLAKGIRNHNGIGDLLAIEVGGATTNVYSASEGVTDEDNVILRGFKEPYLKRTVEGDLGLRYNVLCIIEKAGIKEFKTVLCEEGFKKEQSIQEKAQYLKDRIAFISKSKKDRAFDEALSRIAVRIAVKRHSGHLVKINLPSGASFIQEGKDLSKVKNVLGSGGGIVYAKNHKRILSEAIFNPNEGFILKPKDPKLFIDKDYVLWATGLLSHVDPETAHSVMGKSLIQV from the coding sequence ATGAAAGCAATTCTAATAGACTTCGGTAGCACTTTCACTAAGGTCATAATTATTGATATGAAAGAAGCTTCAATAATAGCTAGAGCATATTCGCCTTCAACAGTGCAGACAGATATTACCATAGGATTAGAAAAAGCGCTCAACAGAATTGATCTGAAAATAGATGATCTAAAAAAACGGAAATTCAACCATCAGCTTTCTTGTAGCAGTGCTGCTGGAGGGTTAAAAATGATTGCTATTGGACTCGTTCCAGAGCTCACAGTTGAAGCTGCAAAAGAGGCAGCCTTAGGAGCAGGTGCAAATGTCATGAGCACTTATTCATATAAACTTAATTTAGAAGAATTGAAGCGAATCGAAGCCCAAAATCCCGACATAATTCTATTAGCTGGTGGTTCTGATGGAGGGGATGAAAAAACAGTGTTACACAATGCAAAGATGTTAGCTAAATCAAAAATCAAATCACCGATAATAATCACATGTAATAAATCAGCCTCAGAAAAGGTTGAAAGAATATTAACGAAATTCCAAAAGCCCACTAGAGTCACTGAAAACGTAATGCCAGAATTATGGAAGCTAAACATTGGACCTACAAAAAAAGAAATTCGAAAAATATTTCTTGAAAGAATAATAGAAGCTAAAGGCCTCGATAAAATAAGAAAATTAGTCGATATCATTATTCCAACTCCATCAGCTTCATTAAAGGCAGTAGAACTCTTAGCAAAAGGAATAAGGAATCATAACGGGATTGGAGATTTGCTAGCAATAGAAGTTGGCGGAGCTACAACCAATGTATACTCAGCATCAGAAGGAGTCACAGATGAAGACAATGTAATATTGCGTGGATTTAAGGAGCCATACTTGAAGAGGACTGTAGAGGGAGATCTTGGATTAAGATATAATGTACTTTGTATAATTGAAAAAGCTGGCATTAAAGAATTCAAAACAGTTCTATGCGAAGAGGGATTTAAGAAAGAACAGAGCATTCAAGAAAAGGCCCAATATCTAAAAGATAGAATCGCTTTTATCTCTAAAAGCAAAAAAGATCGGGCTTTTGATGAGGCCTTATCCAGAATTGCTGTAAGGATTGCAGTAAAGAGACACTCAGGGCATCTAGTAAAGATCAATCTGCCTTCAGGAGCATCATTTATTCAAGAGGGAAAAGATCTAAGCAAAGTAAAAAACGTCTTAGGATCTGGAGGGGGCATTGTGTATGCAAAAAATCATAAAAGAATTCTCTCAGAAGCAATTTTTAATCCAAATGAGGGTTTTATACTGAAACCAAAGGACCCTAAGCTTTTTATTGATAAAGATTATGTGCTTTGGGCAACTGGATTGTTAAGTCATGTGGATCCAGAGACCGCTCATTCAGTCATGGGTAAATCCTTAATTCAGGTATAA